A region from the Brachyspira hampsonii genome encodes:
- the uvrC gene encoding excinuclease ABC subunit UvrC, with protein MNQEVKSYIHEKLKIIPDKSGVYFMKDSKSEIIYIGKAKSLKKRVSSYFNNSNKDAKTTALVEHIRDIDYILTENEVEALILEAEMIRKHKPHYNILLKDQKSFPFIAITNEHFPRVIKARNVIDKDNARKYKKYYGPYVAAERADNIVKFIIDNFKLRRCKYDFPLKRPIRPCLYHHIGKCTAPCADLISEEDYDKTIEDAIMVLDGNVDELVARLKQEMFVHAEKLEFEAAKDLRDKIDLLKYITVEQSIYIPESDDIDIIGAYGENGNYIIVILSVKGGKLADRKTFSMHSPNDDEYYSEKGVSKYSEILSAFFTQYYTHANLIPASISTDFPINDADIIKDYLKQVSGRDVDIKLDKSKKGLMSIANENAKHLFKEKALIREIPLGITRLQEIFKLKKAPSVIESFDIAHIQGSYTMAGMVRFVNGVSDNKNYRIFNMKTVTGIDDFASIKEAVYRRYKRLRDENLTFPDLILIDGGKGQLNSAIEALKELDIKGQPIMALAKKFEEIYLPNRNEPVQLSDNEPARLFLQKVRDETHRWVNSSHGKKRSREMVKSELENIEGIGKKTIEKLYSHFINIDNIKNASFESIRNIPGISYKAANNIYEHFHK; from the coding sequence ATGAATCAGGAAGTTAAAAGTTATATACATGAAAAATTAAAAATTATTCCGGATAAGTCCGGAGTATATTTTATGAAGGATTCCAAATCCGAAATAATTTATATAGGTAAGGCAAAATCTCTAAAGAAAAGAGTTTCATCATATTTTAACAATTCAAATAAAGATGCAAAAACAACAGCATTAGTAGAGCATATAAGAGATATTGATTATATACTTACAGAAAATGAAGTTGAGGCTTTGATATTAGAAGCTGAGATGATAAGAAAGCATAAGCCGCATTATAATATACTTCTTAAAGATCAGAAATCATTTCCTTTTATAGCAATAACAAATGAGCATTTTCCGAGAGTGATAAAGGCTAGAAATGTAATAGATAAAGATAATGCAAGAAAATACAAAAAATATTACGGACCTTATGTTGCTGCTGAAAGGGCGGATAATATAGTAAAGTTTATAATTGATAATTTCAAATTAAGAAGATGCAAATATGATTTTCCGCTTAAAAGACCTATAAGACCATGCCTTTATCATCATATAGGAAAATGTACTGCTCCTTGTGCCGATTTAATTAGTGAAGAAGATTATGATAAAACCATAGAGGATGCTATAATGGTGCTTGATGGCAATGTTGATGAATTAGTGGCAAGATTAAAGCAGGAGATGTTTGTTCATGCTGAGAAGTTAGAGTTTGAGGCGGCTAAAGATTTGAGAGATAAAATTGATTTGCTTAAATATATAACAGTAGAGCAGAGTATTTATATTCCTGAAAGCGATGATATTGATATAATAGGAGCTTATGGAGAGAATGGAAATTATATAATAGTTATATTATCAGTTAAAGGAGGTAAACTTGCTGACAGAAAAACTTTCAGTATGCACTCTCCGAATGATGATGAATATTATTCAGAAAAAGGCGTATCGAAATATTCTGAAATACTTTCTGCTTTTTTTACTCAGTATTATACTCATGCCAATTTGATACCTGCTTCTATATCTACGGATTTTCCTATTAATGATGCTGATATAATAAAAGATTATTTAAAGCAGGTTTCAGGCAGAGATGTTGATATAAAACTCGATAAAAGCAAAAAAGGTTTAATGAGCATAGCAAATGAGAATGCCAAACATTTATTTAAAGAAAAGGCATTGATAAGAGAAATACCTTTAGGAATAACAAGGCTTCAGGAGATATTCAAATTGAAAAAAGCACCTTCTGTAATAGAGTCTTTCGATATAGCACATATTCAGGGAAGCTATACTATGGCTGGTATGGTAAGATTTGTTAATGGGGTTTCTGACAATAAGAATTACAGAATATTTAATATGAAAACAGTTACAGGCATAGATGACTTTGCTTCTATCAAAGAGGCGGTTTACAGAAGATATAAAAGGCTTAGAGATGAGAATCTTACTTTCCCAGACTTAATACTGATAGACGGAGGAAAGGGACAGCTTAATTCAGCAATAGAGGCATTGAAAGAACTTGATATAAAAGGACAGCCTATAATGGCATTAGCTAAAAAGTTTGAGGAGATATATTTGCCAAATAGAAATGAACCTGTACAATTAAGCGATAATGAACCCGCCAGACTTTTTTTACAGAAGGTTAGAGATGAAACTCACAGATGGGTTAATAGCAGTCATGGTAAGAAAAGAAGCAGAGAAATGGTTAAAAGTGAACTTGAAAATATAGAGGGTATAGGTAAAAAAACTATAGAGAAATTGTATTCTCATTTTATAAATATAGATAATATAAAAAATGCATCTTTTGAAAGCATTAGAAATATACCAGGAATAAGCTATAAAGCAGCAAATAATATATACGAACATTTTCATAAATAA
- the pheS gene encoding phenylalanine--tRNA ligase subunit alpha gives MENLEELHSFLKNSIENANTQAEIDDIRIHYLGRKGKITELLKSLSSIDNIEEKKEFGKKINEIKSYCENSLLEKKNLISEREFLSSLEKNKIDITMPGRRPKSAGINLLTRVEEEIVSILTEIGFRVVEGNEIEDDFHNFEALNIPYYHPSRDSHDSFFISKDHVLRTHTSGMQIRTMMETPPPIAVVSPGKCARRDAIDSKHSPVFHQVEGIMVDNGISFNDLKGILELFCKKMFGDKTQIRLRPDYFPFVEPGADLSATCVICGGSGCKTCGGEGWLELMGAGMIHPNVFKHVGYDINKYTGFAFGMGIERVAMIKYGITDIRMFYENDIDFLKQW, from the coding sequence ATGGAGAATCTAGAGGAGCTTCATAGCTTTTTAAAAAACAGCATAGAAAATGCTAATACTCAGGCTGAAATAGATGATATAAGAATTCATTATTTAGGGCGAAAAGGAAAAATAACAGAGCTTTTGAAAAGTCTATCTTCTATAGATAATATTGAGGAGAAGAAAGAGTTCGGAAAAAAGATTAATGAGATAAAGAGTTATTGTGAGAATTCTTTATTGGAAAAGAAAAATTTAATATCCGAGCGGGAATTTTTATCTTCTTTAGAGAAGAATAAAATAGATATAACTATGCCCGGAAGAAGACCAAAATCTGCCGGAATTAATCTTCTTACCAGAGTAGAAGAGGAAATAGTTTCAATTTTAACAGAAATAGGTTTTAGAGTTGTGGAAGGTAACGAGATAGAAGATGATTTTCATAATTTTGAGGCATTAAATATACCATATTATCATCCTTCAAGAGATAGTCATGACTCTTTCTTTATATCTAAAGATCATGTACTTAGAACTCATACATCAGGCATGCAGATAAGAACCATGATGGAAACGCCTCCTCCTATAGCAGTTGTTTCACCGGGTAAATGTGCAAGAAGAGATGCTATAGATTCAAAACATTCTCCTGTATTTCATCAAGTTGAAGGGATTATGGTTGATAATGGAATAAGTTTTAATGATTTGAAAGGTATATTAGAATTATTCTGTAAAAAAATGTTTGGGGATAAGACACAGATAAGATTAAGACCAGATTATTTCCCATTTGTAGAGCCGGGTGCAGATTTGAGTGCTACTTGTGTAATATGCGGAGGAAGCGGATGTAAAACATGCGGCGGAGAGGGCTGGCTTGAACTTATGGGAGCAGGTATGATTCATCCTAATGTATTTAAACATGTTGGATATGATATAAATAAATATACAGGTTTTGCATTTGGAATGGGTATAGAAAGAGTAGCTATGATTAAATATGGAATAACTGATATAAGAATGTTTTATGAAAACGATATAGATTTCTTAAAGCAATGGTGA
- a CDS encoding phosphoribosyltransferase has protein sequence MEYDIITWENIDEAIEVLAKQIEDSKIHYEVIYGLARGGLVPAVMLSHRLKVPMVLNMEEVWRLKVKNKSALIIDDISDTGETLKYFDDQKFDIATLFVREHTSKIKPRYSYKNINHDNWLLFPWETKASSK, from the coding sequence ATGGAATACGATATAATAACTTGGGAAAATATAGATGAAGCTATAGAAGTATTAGCGAAACAAATAGAAGATTCAAAAATTCATTATGAGGTTATTTACGGATTAGCAAGAGGCGGATTAGTACCTGCAGTTATGCTTTCGCATAGACTTAAAGTTCCTATGGTTTTAAATATGGAAGAAGTTTGGAGATTAAAAGTAAAAAATAAATCTGCTTTAATTATTGATGATATATCAGATACAGGAGAAACTTTAAAATATTTTGATGATCAGAAATTTGATATTGCTACTTTATTTGTAAGAGAGCATACGAGTAAAATAAAGCCTAGATACAGTTATAAAAATATTAATCATGATAATTGGCTTTTATTTCCTTGGGAGACTAAAGCATCTAGTAAATAA
- a CDS encoding AAA family ATPase: MENHFVKNICFENFKCFKKLEFDGFKRVNLIGGKNNVGKTSFMEGVNLAVYSEDALKLHTNIRQMIKSRQNDDIDIDFFNDDENIINIKYNNKKIKMVYIKDPSKENKMIIHPYFNLIVDNSKFELDIYDFCNDKIIIKDDYHFIHSFKTDEEYTASLYGQLTNLGKEDYVDNSLKIFDENIIGLRQIFNNNKVILKLKLKDREKPVLLSSFGEGINRYIAIICAIWASKDGYLFIDEIENGIHYTNYPKLWKLIFDISKEANCQVFAATHSKECIEAFNKENKDNEGLYLEFYRNQKTGLINIKDRDNEQLEYALLNNGEFRGE; encoded by the coding sequence ATGGAAAATCATTTTGTTAAAAATATATGTTTTGAAAATTTTAAATGCTTTAAAAAGTTAGAATTTGATGGTTTTAAAAGAGTTAATTTGATAGGCGGTAAGAATAATGTAGGAAAAACTTCTTTTATGGAAGGAGTTAATCTTGCCGTATATTCAGAAGATGCTTTGAAGCTTCATACTAATATAAGACAAATGATTAAAAGCAGACAAAATGATGATATTGATATAGATTTTTTTAATGATGATGAGAATATTATTAATATTAAATACAATAATAAAAAAATAAAAATGGTATATATAAAAGATCCGTCAAAAGAAAATAAAATGATTATTCATCCTTATTTTAATTTAATTGTTGATAATAGTAAATTTGAATTAGATATATACGATTTTTGTAATGATAAAATAATAATTAAAGATGATTATCATTTTATACATTCTTTTAAAACTGACGAAGAATATACAGCATCTTTATATGGTCAATTAACAAATTTGGGTAAGGAAGATTATGTTGATAATTCATTAAAAATATTTGATGAAAATATTATTGGTCTTAGGCAAATATTTAATAATAATAAGGTTATATTGAAATTAAAGTTAAAAGACAGAGAGAAGCCTGTTTTATTATCTTCATTTGGTGAAGGTATTAATAGATATATTGCAATCATTTGTGCAATATGGGCTAGTAAGGACGGATATTTATTTATTGATGAAATAGAAAATGGAATACATTATACAAATTATCCTAAGTTATGGAAATTGATTTTTGATATATCTAAAGAGGCTAATTGTCAGGTATTTGCTGCTACTCATTCAAAAGAATGCATAGAGGCTTTTAATAAAGAAAATAAAGACAATGAAGGATTATATTTAGAGTTTTATAGAAATCAAAAAACAGGACTTATTAATATAAAAGATAGAGATAATGAGCAGTTAGAATATGCACTTCTTAATAATGGAGAGTTTAGAGGTGAATAA
- the pheT gene encoding phenylalanine--tRNA ligase subunit beta, with the protein MRVPLSWLKEFVNLDGFSVEEIAEKITLAGSEISSIETTGGDIPSVIIGKITSVHKHPDADKLSVCKVDVGDGDTLSIVCGAPNVKEGIYVPVAMIGAKLPNGLTIKKASIRGFESNGMLCSRTELGYEEVEGVYGIWILDEDIEKVNADKDSILGNSLSTIVGSTDHIFNVEITANRGDLVSIIGFARECSLVLERRVSIPSVNTYDAAGGNIDITIESTDSCYKYVGRLIKDITVGPSPDWMQKRLKMCGINPVNNIVDVTNYVMLEYGQPLHAYDFDKIKDGKIIVRNARNGEKITLLDGREIDLTDEVLVVADSEKPIGVAGVMGGDSTKIENDTKNILIESAYFDHIAVKKSTIATKTKTDASYRFERDIDHTLTLAALNRVVDLIVTLDNSCKIASRSKEVNVKQFDANIIVFDCGLVKRYLGLNMNKMEISSIFKRYGFKAVALGENNLKVEIPYYRHDLSIAEDLIEEIARVYGYNNISSNVPHIKCNPINTDYAEVSFVKHRMASYGLYETKQYSMGDSNVFKAMGIEEEKLIKVVNPLTNEMDVLRPVTLASLLNSVAYNQNHRHKNGALFEVGNIFYKENENFIEEKHLSAVMFGLYQEKLWNKEARAYDFFDMSGVIEELLMRDLKCTDYNLIPKENKWFIPTMSGEIVIFGEKIGIIGRLHPKLLKLFDINGEVYFLDIDIRKTLKLVKERVKKQKLKDIGKYPAVFRDLALVCGNNIEFSKVIKSITKFNNIIQNVSVVDRYVGEQVEEGKQSIAISITYYDPNKTLREEDINSVEKSLLEMLKTRFDINLRA; encoded by the coding sequence ATGAGAGTTCCATTAAGTTGGCTAAAAGAATTTGTTAATTTAGACGGATTTAGTGTAGAGGAAATTGCTGAAAAAATAACTTTAGCAGGAAGTGAAATTTCATCTATAGAAACTACAGGAGGCGATATACCGAGTGTTATTATAGGTAAAATAACATCTGTACATAAACATCCTGATGCTGATAAATTAAGTGTATGTAAAGTTGATGTTGGCGATGGAGATACACTCTCAATAGTATGCGGTGCCCCTAATGTAAAAGAGGGTATATATGTTCCTGTGGCTATGATAGGTGCTAAACTTCCAAACGGATTAACCATAAAAAAGGCTTCTATAAGAGGTTTTGAAAGTAATGGTATGCTATGTTCCAGAACAGAATTGGGTTATGAAGAAGTAGAAGGCGTATATGGTATATGGATATTAGATGAAGATATAGAAAAAGTTAATGCTGATAAAGACAGCATATTAGGAAATTCTCTTTCTACAATAGTAGGAAGTACAGATCATATATTTAATGTTGAAATCACAGCAAATAGAGGAGATTTGGTAAGTATTATAGGTTTTGCCAGAGAATGTTCTTTAGTTTTAGAAAGAAGAGTAAGCATTCCTTCTGTTAATACTTATGATGCTGCAGGTGGTAATATAGACATAACAATAGAAAGCACTGACAGCTGCTATAAATATGTAGGCAGACTTATAAAAGACATAACTGTAGGACCTTCTCCTGATTGGATGCAGAAAAGATTAAAAATGTGCGGTATAAATCCTGTTAATAATATAGTTGATGTTACAAACTATGTTATGCTTGAATACGGACAGCCTTTGCATGCTTATGATTTTGACAAAATAAAAGATGGTAAAATCATAGTTAGAAATGCCAGAAACGGAGAAAAAATTACTTTGCTTGACGGCAGGGAAATAGACCTTACAGACGAAGTTTTGGTAGTGGCTGACAGCGAAAAACCTATTGGCGTTGCCGGAGTTATGGGCGGTGATTCCACTAAAATCGAAAATGATACTAAAAATATTTTAATAGAAAGTGCATATTTTGATCATATAGCGGTGAAAAAATCTACAATAGCAACTAAGACAAAAACAGATGCTTCATACAGATTTGAAAGAGATATAGATCATACTCTTACACTTGCCGCTTTGAATAGAGTTGTTGATTTAATAGTTACTTTGGATAATTCATGCAAAATAGCTTCAAGATCTAAAGAGGTAAATGTTAAGCAGTTTGATGCTAATATAATAGTATTTGACTGCGGACTTGTAAAAAGATATTTAGGTCTTAATATGAATAAGATGGAAATATCTTCTATTTTCAAAAGATACGGATTCAAAGCCGTAGCTTTAGGGGAAAATAATCTTAAAGTAGAGATACCTTATTACAGACATGATTTATCTATAGCTGAAGATTTAATAGAGGAAATAGCAAGGGTATATGGCTACAATAATATATCTTCAAATGTTCCGCATATAAAATGTAATCCTATAAACACTGATTATGCTGAAGTGAGCTTTGTTAAGCATAGAATGGCTTCTTATGGGCTTTATGAAACTAAGCAGTATTCTATGGGGGATAGTAATGTATTTAAGGCTATGGGAATAGAAGAAGAAAAATTGATAAAAGTAGTAAATCCATTAACTAATGAAATGGATGTTTTAAGACCTGTAACTTTGGCTTCACTTCTTAATAGTGTAGCTTATAATCAGAATCACAGGCATAAAAACGGTGCTTTATTTGAAGTAGGAAACATATTCTATAAAGAAAATGAAAACTTTATAGAAGAAAAGCATTTATCTGCTGTTATGTTCGGACTTTATCAGGAAAAACTATGGAATAAAGAAGCAAGAGCTTATGATTTCTTTGATATGAGCGGAGTGATAGAAGAGCTTTTAATGAGAGATTTAAAATGTACTGATTATAATTTAATACCTAAAGAGAATAAATGGTTTATACCTACTATGTCTGGTGAGATTGTTATATTCGGGGAGAAAATAGGTATTATTGGAAGACTTCATCCTAAACTTCTTAAACTTTTCGATATAAACGGAGAAGTATATTTCTTGGATATTGATATAAGAAAAACTTTGAAGTTGGTTAAAGAGAGAGTTAAAAAACAGAAATTAAAAGATATAGGAAAATATCCGGCAGTATTCAGAGATTTAGCTTTAGTTTGCGGCAATAATATAGAGTTCAGCAAGGTTATTAAATCTATAACTAAGTTTAATAATATCATACAGAATGTGAGTGTAGTTGATAGATATGTTGGGGAACAAGTAGAAGAAGGAAAACAGTCCATAGCAATATCTATAACTTATTATGATCCTAATAAAACTTTAAGGGAAGAAGATATTAACAGTGTGGAAAAATCTTTGCTTGAAATGCTAAAAACAAGATTTGATATTAATTTAAGGGCATAA
- a CDS encoding helix-turn-helix domain-containing protein, with amino-acid sequence MKNNKNYYTIIPSNVRHDKRLKSLSKLIYGEIAALTNDKGYCWANNNYFAEIYSVSKDTISRSVKQLEEYNYIKCVYDKTKQNNEKRKIYIKKFNFVSAKKPIECSKNLGDGIDKKDEDNNKDNNLNNKDNTKIDSPSACLEFDIFVNDLINTFNFLTGNKASKLYQVHSFKTKYSQEEIKSIFYDRKYDWRDSINLAKQKVEYKDNLSGIWLDFIIYLKIYLMKGDRENTIKRHYSKEELIKREERLKEIELIKMQKESEEKLKLLEEEKRLGFDKMTEDEIIEFTKRKLMFLKRA; translated from the coding sequence ATGAAAAATAATAAAAACTATTATACTATAATACCTTCTAATGTAAGACATGATAAGAGATTAAAATCATTATCAAAACTTATTTACGGAGAAATAGCAGCACTTACCAATGATAAGGGCTATTGCTGGGCTAATAATAATTATTTTGCAGAAATCTATTCTGTGAGTAAAGATACTATTTCAAGGTCTGTAAAACAGCTTGAAGAATATAATTATATAAAATGCGTGTATGATAAAACTAAACAAAATAATGAGAAGAGAAAAATATATATAAAAAAATTTAATTTTGTATCAGCAAAAAAGCCTATAGAGTGTAGTAAAAATTTGGGCGACGGTATAGATAAAAAAGACGAAGATAATAATAAAGATAATAACTTAAATAATAAAGATAATACAAAAATTGACTCTCCCTCTGCTTGTTTAGAATTTGATATATTTGTAAATGATCTTATTAATACTTTTAATTTTCTTACAGGAAATAAAGCTAGTAAATTATATCAAGTACATTCTTTTAAGACTAAATACAGTCAGGAAGAAATTAAATCAATTTTCTATGATAGGAAATATGATTGGAGGGACTCTATTAATTTGGCAAAACAAAAAGTAGAGTATAAAGACAATTTATCAGGTATATGGCTTGATTTTATTATCTATTTAAAAATATATTTAATGAAAGGAGACAGAGAAAACACTATTAAAAGACATTACAGCAAGGAAGAATTGATAAAGAGAGAAGAGCGGCTTAAAGAAATAGAGTTAATTAAAATGCAGAAAGAGAGTGAAGAGAAATTAAAATTGCTTGAGGAAGAAAAAAGGCTTGGTTTTGATAAGATGACTGAAGATGAGATTATAGAGTTCACCAAAAGAAAATTAATGTTTTTAAAAAGGGCTTAA
- a CDS encoding radical SAM/SPASM domain-containing protein: protein MNNVSVLIKPSSSLCNINCKYCFYIDEAKNRKIENNGIMTEKVMKAVIDKVLQNADKNALFSFQGGEPTAAGIEYFKSFIDYANERNKKNININYSIQTNGLLIDDKWCGLFKKNNFLVGLSFDIIKDIHDNYRVDKNNNDTYNKVLETKKLFDALNVEYNILTVLTSELSKYPKDIYKKIKKLNIKYTQFIPCLSEINSCNNEYSIKPKEFSYFYKEIFSLWKEDFFNNNYYSIQFFDNIIPLFFGGYPPMTCGINGKCTNQIIIESNGDVFPCDFYCLDDYKIGNIAEEDLADIYSSSKAKDFINEKINRINDESHSLCRSCKYLRVCSSGCKRMENNMYIDESGDFCGFKDFLDYAINDMMIIWKMISR, encoded by the coding sequence ATGAATAATGTATCAGTATTAATTAAACCATCATCATCTCTATGCAATATAAATTGTAAATACTGCTTTTATATAGACGAAGCTAAAAACAGAAAAATAGAAAATAACGGAATCATGACTGAAAAAGTAATGAAAGCTGTAATAGATAAAGTTCTTCAAAATGCTGATAAAAATGCCTTATTTTCATTTCAGGGCGGAGAACCAACTGCAGCCGGAATTGAATATTTTAAGTCATTTATAGATTATGCTAATGAAAGAAATAAAAAAAACATCAATATAAATTACAGTATACAAACCAACGGATTATTAATAGATGATAAATGGTGCGGTTTATTCAAAAAAAATAATTTCTTAGTAGGACTTTCTTTTGATATAATAAAAGATATACATGATAATTATAGAGTAGATAAAAATAATAATGATACATATAACAAAGTATTAGAAACTAAAAAATTATTTGATGCTTTAAATGTGGAATACAATATACTTACAGTTCTTACATCCGAATTATCAAAATACCCTAAAGACATATACAAAAAGATAAAGAAGCTGAATATAAAATATACTCAATTCATACCATGCCTATCTGAAATAAATTCATGCAATAATGAATATTCTATAAAACCAAAAGAGTTTTCATACTTCTATAAAGAAATATTTTCATTATGGAAAGAAGATTTTTTTAATAATAATTATTATAGTATACAGTTCTTTGACAATATTATTCCATTATTTTTTGGAGGCTATCCTCCTATGACTTGCGGTATAAACGGAAAATGCACAAATCAGATAATAATAGAAAGCAATGGAGATGTTTTTCCTTGCGATTTTTATTGTTTAGATGATTATAAAATAGGAAATATAGCAGAAGAAGATTTGGCTGATATTTATTCAAGCAGCAAAGCAAAAGACTTTATCAATGAAAAAATAAACAGAATAAATGATGAAAGCCATTCATTATGCCGCTCTTGTAAATACTTAAGAGTATGCAGCTCTGGATGCAAAAGAATGGAAAACAATATGTACATAGATGAAAGCGGAGATTTCTGCGGATTTAAAGATTTTCTTGATTATGCTATAAATGATATGATGATAATATGGAAGATGATATCAAGATAA
- a CDS encoding Rpn family recombination-promoting nuclease/putative transposase, with amino-acid sequence MKDLEKLKQILNETVTINNLNRINDYFIRYLFSYEGNENIALNFINAVFKDLDFETFEKIEILNPFNIAENYNEKESIVDIKATTETGITVLIEIQSKGNEDFIKRALYYWAYNYSSSLNRGSFYDELKPTVSINITNFILTDEDKVHNCYVLKELNNNKILTDHCQLHFIELPKFNFKDINKKIENLDNIHKEFISWVKFFKGEDMSNLIKENTIFEEVEKKCHTFVNNTPVMDKYKKREIDAYFFDRSIELDLKKAKEEGITEGIEQGIEQGIEQGIEQGIEQGEKNKAISIARNFKKSGIDIKIISENTGLSIEEIKKL; translated from the coding sequence ATGAAAGATTTGGAAAAATTAAAACAAATACTAAATGAAACAGTTACAATAAATAATTTAAATAGGATTAATGATTATTTTATACGCTATTTATTTTCATATGAAGGAAATGAAAACATAGCTTTGAATTTCATTAATGCCGTATTTAAAGATTTAGACTTTGAAACTTTTGAAAAAATAGAAATATTAAATCCGTTCAATATAGCAGAAAATTACAATGAAAAAGAATCTATAGTCGATATTAAGGCTACTACAGAAACAGGAATAACCGTATTAATAGAAATTCAATCCAAAGGTAATGAGGATTTTATAAAAAGAGCTTTATATTATTGGGCTTATAATTACAGCAGCAGTTTAAACAGAGGTTCTTTTTATGATGAATTGAAACCAACTGTAAGTATCAATATAACAAACTTCATACTAACAGATGAGGATAAAGTTCATAATTGTTATGTATTGAAAGAATTAAATAATAATAAGATTCTTACAGATCATTGTCAGCTGCACTTTATTGAGCTTCCTAAATTCAATTTTAAAGATATTAATAAAAAAATAGAAAATCTTGATAATATACATAAAGAATTCATTTCTTGGGTAAAATTTTTTAAAGGAGAAGATATGTCAAATTTAATAAAAGAAAATACTATCTTTGAAGAAGTAGAAAAGAAATGCCATACTTTCGTCAATAATACTCCTGTAATGGATAAATATAAAAAGCGTGAAATAGATGCATATTTCTTTGATAGGAGTATAGAATTAGATTTAAAAAAAGCCAAAGAAGAAGGAATAACTGAAGGTATAGAACAAGGTATAGAACAAGGTATAGAACAAGGTATAGAACAAGGTATAGAACAAGGTGAAAAAAATAAAGCAATATCAATAGCTAGAAATTTCAAAAAATCCGGTATAGATATAAAAATCATAAGTGAAAATACAGGTTTAAGTATAGAAGAAATAAAAAAATTATGA
- a CDS encoding DUF3226 domain-containing protein, protein MNNLIIVESKNDKFFIERLIEHSNINNVNVECICEFECLDGISNLNKKLKDIKFDKYDRVGIILDADKEGINKRIEFINNALKNVCDDVNLTVINKLEKSSKLDIDFVCYIMNVDGYGELETILKSIKKSDSVFADCLESWRECLKNNGKYISDKDFDKFYINNYIRFDTCSKSEQKQASKFCSFESAMKKDIWDLDNSILDDLKEFLKSLI, encoded by the coding sequence GTGAATAATTTAATAATAGTTGAAAGTAAAAATGATAAATTTTTTATAGAAAGATTAATTGAACATTCTAATATTAATAATGTAAATGTTGAATGTATTTGTGAATTTGAATGTTTAGATGGAATTAGTAACCTTAATAAAAAATTGAAAGATATAAAATTTGATAAATATGATAGAGTAGGAATTATTTTGGATGCTGATAAAGAAGGTATAAATAAAAGAATTGAGTTTATAAATAATGCTTTGAAAAATGTATGTGATGATGTAAATCTTACAGTAATAAATAAATTAGAAAAGTCTTCTAAACTCGATATTGATTTTGTATGTTATATTATGAATGTAGATGGATATGGAGAATTAGAAACTATATTAAAATCAATAAAAAAATCTGATTCTGTTTTTGCTGATTGTTTAGAGAGTTGGAGAGAATGCTTAAAAAATAATGGAAAATATATAAGTGATAAAGATTTTGATAAGTTCTATATAAATAATTATATTAGATTTGATACATGCAGTAAATCAGAACAAAAACAAGCTAGTAAATTCTGCAGTTTTGAGTCTGCTATGAAAAAAGATATATGGGATTTAGATAATAGCATACTAGATGATTTGAAAGAGTTTTTAAAATCATTAATTTAA